A single Xiphias gladius isolate SHS-SW01 ecotype Sanya breed wild chromosome 18, ASM1685928v1, whole genome shotgun sequence DNA region contains:
- the pim2 gene encoding serine/threonine-protein kinase pim-2, translating into MLEKRCADFHLEVEVRGKNVKEPFCSQYHCGALLGRGGFGSVFSGQRLSDGLQVAIKQISSDRVQQWARLPGEVSPVPMEIALLQRLSEVGGHGGVICMLDWFEVEGRGFLLVLERPPQYQDLFDFITERGALPEHLALRFFRQIVEALQFVHAHGVVHRDIKDENIVVDTRTLDVKIVDFGSGAPLKETPYSEFEGTRVYSPPEWIQSQSYEAVSLTVWSLGVLLFDMVCGDIPFERDQEIVRATPVFIRRVSKECQSLIRWCLSYRPEERPTLEEILSHPWMEGGEVEEEEDGGGDLQEDHGSLPSQSL; encoded by the exons ATGTTGGAGAAAAGATGTGCTGATTTTCATCTGGAGGTGGAAGTCAGAGGGAAAAACG TGAAGGAACCGTTCTGCAGCCAGTATCACTGTGGCGCTCTGCTCGGCAGGGGTGGTTTCGGTTCAGTGTTCTCCGGCCAGAGGCTCTCTGATGGACTGCAG GTTGCCATCAAACAGATTTCCAGTGACAGAGTTCAGCAGTGGGCCAGACTG CCCGGTGAAGTCAGCCCCGTGCCCATGGAGATCGCTCTGCTGCAGCGGCTGTCGGAGGTCGGGGGTCACGGGGGGGTCATCTGCATGCTGGACTGGTTTGAGGTGGAGGGGCGGGGCTTCCTGCTGGTGCTGGAGCGGCCGCCGCAGTATCAGGATCTGTTCGACTTCATCACGGAGAGAGGAGCGCTGCCCGAACACCTCGCACTCAG GTTTTTCCGTCAGATCGTGGAGGCGCTGCAGTTCGTCCACGCTCACGGCGTCGTGCACCGAGACATCAAAGACGAGAACATCGTGGTCGACACGAGGACGCTCGACGTCAAGATCGTCGACTTTGGATCGGGAGCGCCGCTCAAAGAGACGCCGTACAGCGAGTTCGAAG gtACTCGGGTCTATAGTCCTCCTGAGTGGATTCAGTCCCAGTCCTATGAGGCCGTCTCTCTCACCGTCTGGTCTCTGGGGGTTTTGCTCTTCGACATGGTGTGCGGCGACATCCCCTTCGAGCGCGACCAGGAGATCGTCAGGGCCACGCCCGTTTTCATCAGGCGGGTCTCTAAAG AATGCCAGTCTCTGATTCGCTGGTGTCTGTCGTACCGTCCAGAGGAGCGACCGACTCTGGAGGAGATCCTGTCTCACCcctggatggagggaggagaggtggaggaggaggaggacggaggaGGCGACCTGCAGGAGGACCACGGTTCTCTGCCAAGCCAGTCCCTTTAA